Proteins encoded within one genomic window of bacterium:
- the pdxA gene encoding 4-hydroxythreonine-4-phosphate dehydrogenase PdxA, whose product MRGSSGCARSGMNGHPRVAITCGEPTGVGPEVTLGALSSMDLEGAGVILVGPAGVWRKAGETQGKVQPDFRRIVEPEGVPFSDYTFGKMTAKTAKMATLSLEKAIGMVLSGEADALVTAPLSKEGLKLSGREFPGHTELLGAACGVKSPTMLFAGGSFFVSLVTTHFPLREVPGHITAENILSTVRNTYGFLAGLGMERPRIAVCGLNPHAGENGLLGDEELRVIGPAVEAARGEGMDVTGPFPADALFYRASKGGCDAVVAMYHDQGLAPFKLLHFHDGVNVTLGLPIIRTSPDHGTAPDIAGKGIADPSSMREAIKLAIRMAQSRNRQQAK is encoded by the coding sequence ATGCGCGGATCGTCAGGATGCGCTAGGAGCGGCATGAACGGGCATCCGAGGGTCGCAATAACCTGCGGCGAACCTACCGGGGTGGGGCCGGAGGTGACGCTGGGGGCGCTTTCGTCCATGGACCTCGAAGGAGCCGGGGTTATTCTCGTCGGCCCCGCCGGGGTATGGCGCAAAGCGGGCGAAACGCAAGGCAAGGTTCAACCGGACTTCCGCCGTATCGTCGAGCCGGAGGGAGTCCCTTTTTCGGACTACACCTTCGGCAAAATGACCGCCAAAACGGCGAAGATGGCCACCCTCTCCCTCGAAAAGGCCATCGGGATGGTTCTTTCGGGGGAAGCGGACGCGCTCGTCACCGCGCCGCTCTCGAAGGAGGGGCTGAAACTCTCCGGGAGGGAGTTCCCCGGCCACACCGAGCTTCTCGGCGCGGCCTGCGGCGTGAAGAGCCCCACCATGCTGTTCGCGGGTGGTTCTTTTTTCGTCTCCCTGGTCACAACGCACTTTCCCCTTCGCGAGGTTCCGGGGCATATCACCGCTGAAAACATTCTTTCGACGGTCAGAAACACTTACGGCTTTCTCGCGGGGCTGGGCATGGAAAGACCGCGAATCGCCGTCTGCGGCCTCAACCCCCACGCGGGAGAGAACGGCCTTCTGGGGGACGAGGAGCTGCGGGTAATCGGACCCGCCGTCGAAGCTGCGAGAGGCGAGGGAATGGACGTTACCGGCCCCTTTCCCGCCGACGCCCTCTTTTACAGGGCCTCGAAGGGGGGGTGCGACGCGGTGGTCGCGATGTATCACGATCAGGGGCTCGCGCCCTTCAAGCTTCTGCACTTTCACGACGGGGTCAACGTCACCCTGGGCCTGCCCATCATCCGGACGAGCCCGGACCACGGCACCGCCCCCGACATCGCTGGAAAGGGTATCGCCGACCCTTCCTCGATGCGCGAAGCGATTAAACTGGCGATAAGAATGGCTCAATCAAGGAACAGGCAACAGGCTAAATGA
- a CDS encoding phosphoglucomutase/phosphomannomutase family protein — protein sequence MKIKFGTEGWRGVISRDFTFDGVRRVSGALADCLVEENSAGKGVAIGYDRRFLSAEYAAECAGVLAARSIPVRLAEEYLPTPVLSFAIRDENLAAGLMITASHNPPEWNGIKIKGPHGGPASTELVSRVEKILGDSFGPERDVECLSLEEGKSRELITSLDPRKSYLEAVSRIIDFEAIKKARLRVAVDAMHGCGAGWTADILRDLGCEVTELNGSGDPLFGGIPPEPTEERVTALLSLVKRDGFHFGVANDGDADRLSAVDERGDYFSPQRIIAIFAKYLKTVRKMEGGAVKAVSATSMLDRLGERYGFEVLTTPVGFKHMSPYLLPGSGYFMAGEESGAIGVTSHLPERDGVFNSLLLAEIAAVTGLGPRGYLEEIFREIGPFDYGRLDLRFPREEMKVVRERVSSIKPEGTLAGKKIASIDNLDGRKIFREDNSWLLIRVSGTEPLLRIYAEAGDRDEVNNLLRAGKELAGIR from the coding sequence ATGAAGATAAAATTCGGAACCGAAGGGTGGCGGGGCGTCATCTCCCGCGATTTCACCTTCGACGGCGTGAGAAGGGTCTCGGGGGCTCTCGCCGACTGCCTCGTTGAAGAAAATTCCGCCGGGAAGGGCGTGGCGATCGGCTACGACCGGCGCTTCTTGTCCGCCGAGTACGCGGCGGAGTGCGCGGGCGTCCTCGCCGCGCGGTCCATACCCGTGCGCCTCGCCGAAGAATACCTGCCCACCCCCGTCCTCTCCTTCGCCATACGCGACGAAAACCTCGCCGCCGGGCTGATGATAACCGCCTCCCACAACCCGCCGGAGTGGAACGGGATAAAGATTAAGGGCCCTCACGGCGGACCCGCCTCGACGGAACTGGTGAGCAGGGTGGAGAAGATTCTCGGCGATTCCTTCGGGCCGGAGCGGGATGTCGAGTGCCTTTCCCTCGAAGAGGGCAAAAGCCGAGAGCTTATTACGTCGCTGGACCCGAGGAAGAGCTATCTCGAAGCGGTCTCAAGGATAATCGACTTCGAGGCCATTAAAAAAGCCCGCCTCCGGGTCGCGGTGGACGCGATGCACGGGTGCGGAGCCGGTTGGACCGCAGATATCCTCCGGGACCTCGGCTGCGAGGTGACGGAGCTTAACGGTTCCGGCGACCCCCTTTTCGGAGGCATCCCCCCCGAGCCCACCGAAGAGCGAGTGACGGCTCTTCTGTCTCTCGTGAAGAGGGACGGATTCCACTTCGGCGTGGCGAACGACGGCGACGCCGACAGGCTCTCGGCGGTGGACGAGCGGGGCGATTACTTTTCGCCCCAGAGGATAATCGCCATCTTCGCGAAATACCTCAAAACCGTGCGGAAGATGGAGGGCGGGGCGGTAAAGGCCGTCTCGGCAACCTCGATGCTCGACCGGCTCGGGGAAAGATACGGCTTCGAGGTGCTGACGACCCCGGTAGGATTCAAGCACATGAGCCCCTACCTGCTCCCCGGCAGCGGCTACTTCATGGCCGGCGAGGAGAGCGGTGCGATAGGCGTCACCAGCCACCTTCCCGAGCGCGACGGGGTCTTCAACTCCCTTCTGCTGGCGGAAATAGCCGCCGTGACGGGACTTGGCCCGAGGGGATATCTGGAAGAGATTTTCAGGGAGATAGGCCCTTTCGACTACGGAAGGCTCGATCTGCGCTTTCCCCGCGAGGAGATGAAAGTTGTCCGTGAAAGGGTGTCTTCGATAAAGCCGGAGGGGACTCTCGCCGGAAAGAAAATAGCCTCCATCGACAACCTCGACGGCCGAAAGATATTCCGCGAGGACAATTCCTGGCTCCTGATAAGGGTCTCCGGGACCGAGCCGCTCCTTAGAATCTACGCCGAGGCGGGCGACAGGGACGAAGTTAATAATCTCCTCCGGGCGGGCAAAGAACTTGCGGGGATTCGATGA
- the uvrA gene encoding excinuclease ABC subunit UvrA, with protein MNQEFIEIRGAREHNLKNLSLSIPRGKIVVITGLSGSGKSSLAFDTLYAEGQRRYVESLSAYARQFLELMDKPDVDSIEGLSPAISIEQKTTSKNPRSTVGTVTEIYDYLRVLYARAGTPHCTSCAKEITTQTVTQMTDRLLALPEGTRVEILSPVVRGRKGHYKKLFEDLRKAGFVRVVVDGEPLELETEIELDKNRAHDIDVVVDRIAVKAEARPRIAEGLELALAKAEGLAAVKIHGGEKLLFSERFACPECGISLPEMSPRAFSFNSPHGACPECDGLGSRVAIDPERVIPDPGKSIREGAVAPWHSPTGMYYQQLLEAVLRTFGESPSTPWKDLPQEVRDAILFGTKRKVEFVFQSKRMTHRSFKPFEGVVKRLEKKIKESSGDDLEDLAPYLETRPCPACRGARLRPESLAVTIAGKSISDITAIPVDALGKFFLSLELDPRRASIAERILKEIRDRLGFLFDVGLGYLTLDRSSGTLSGGESQRIRLATQVGSRLTGVLYILDEPTIGLHPRDNLKLLETLKELRELGNSVILVEHDEETIRMADYVIDMGPGAGENGGRIVAEGTPEEIMKNPESVTGAYLSGARTIEPPLFRRTGSGKVLSLRGATGHNLKGINLEIPLGRFTCVTGVSGSGKSSLIVDTLFPALMGELHNASERPLPFASLRGIEHIDKVVDVNQAPIGRTPRSNPATYTGLFAHIRDIFARVPDSQVRGYQKGRFSFNVKGGRCEACKGDGLMKIEMHFLPDVYVTCDECHGKRYNRETLEVHYKGVSIAEALDMTVSQGLEFFKNVPSIRNTLEVLNMVGLGYIRLGQPSTTLSGGEAQRIKLAKELSRRATGRTLYILDEPTTGLHFEDIRKLLEVLGKLADTGNTVLVIEHNVDVIKTADHVIDLGPEGGGGGGRIVAEGTPEEIMAVKSSYTGEALRHHMRYGGKADG; from the coding sequence ATGAACCAGGAATTCATCGAGATTCGCGGCGCGCGCGAGCACAACCTCAAGAACCTGAGCCTTAGCATCCCGCGGGGGAAGATCGTCGTAATCACCGGTCTTTCCGGCTCCGGCAAATCCAGCCTCGCCTTCGACACCCTCTACGCCGAAGGACAGCGCCGCTACGTGGAATCACTTTCCGCCTACGCCCGCCAGTTTCTGGAATTGATGGACAAGCCCGACGTGGATTCGATCGAGGGGCTTTCACCCGCCATCTCCATCGAACAGAAGACCACCAGCAAAAACCCCCGCTCCACCGTCGGCACCGTCACCGAGATCTACGACTACCTGCGCGTGCTCTACGCGAGGGCGGGAACCCCGCACTGCACCTCCTGCGCCAAGGAGATTACGACGCAGACGGTAACCCAGATGACCGACAGGCTGCTGGCGCTCCCCGAGGGGACGAGGGTCGAGATTCTTTCCCCCGTGGTGCGGGGCCGCAAGGGCCACTACAAAAAGCTCTTCGAGGACCTGCGCAAGGCGGGTTTCGTAAGGGTGGTGGTGGACGGCGAGCCGCTCGAACTGGAAACGGAGATCGAGCTGGACAAGAACCGCGCCCACGACATCGACGTGGTGGTTGACAGAATCGCGGTGAAGGCGGAAGCCCGCCCGAGGATTGCGGAAGGGCTGGAGCTCGCCCTCGCCAAGGCCGAGGGACTCGCGGCCGTCAAAATTCACGGCGGAGAAAAGCTCCTCTTCTCCGAGCGCTTCGCCTGCCCCGAGTGCGGAATCTCCCTCCCGGAGATGAGCCCGAGGGCTTTTTCCTTCAATTCCCCCCACGGCGCGTGCCCGGAGTGCGACGGCCTCGGCTCCCGGGTCGCGATAGACCCGGAGCGGGTAATCCCCGACCCTGGGAAATCAATCCGCGAGGGCGCGGTCGCCCCCTGGCACAGCCCCACCGGCATGTACTACCAGCAGCTTCTCGAAGCGGTGCTGCGCACCTTCGGGGAATCCCCCTCGACTCCGTGGAAGGACCTTCCGCAGGAGGTGCGGGACGCGATTCTCTTCGGCACGAAGCGCAAGGTAGAGTTCGTCTTCCAGTCCAAGAGGATGACCCACCGTTCCTTCAAGCCCTTCGAGGGGGTGGTCAAGCGCCTCGAAAAAAAGATAAAGGAATCGAGCGGCGACGACCTCGAAGATCTCGCCCCCTACCTCGAAACCCGCCCCTGCCCCGCCTGCAGGGGCGCGCGCCTTCGCCCGGAATCCCTGGCGGTGACGATAGCGGGTAAATCCATCAGCGACATAACCGCGATACCGGTGGACGCGCTCGGGAAGTTCTTTTTGTCCCTCGAACTCGACCCGAGGCGGGCCTCGATAGCGGAGCGGATTTTAAAGGAGATTCGCGACCGGCTGGGGTTTCTCTTCGACGTGGGGCTGGGCTACCTCACCCTCGACCGCTCCTCGGGAACCCTCTCCGGCGGCGAGAGCCAACGCATACGGCTGGCGACGCAGGTCGGCTCGCGGCTCACCGGCGTACTCTACATCCTAGACGAGCCGACGATAGGTCTCCACCCGAGAGACAACCTAAAGCTCCTCGAAACCCTGAAAGAGCTTCGGGAGCTCGGCAACTCGGTGATCCTCGTCGAGCACGACGAGGAGACTATACGGATGGCCGATTACGTCATCGACATGGGTCCCGGAGCGGGGGAAAACGGCGGGAGAATCGTCGCCGAGGGAACCCCCGAAGAGATAATGAAAAACCCCGAGAGCGTCACCGGGGCCTACCTTTCCGGCGCAAGGACGATAGAGCCGCCGCTCTTTCGGCGCACCGGGAGCGGCAAGGTACTCTCCCTCAGGGGGGCGACCGGCCACAATCTGAAGGGGATAAACCTCGAAATACCGCTCGGGCGCTTCACCTGCGTCACCGGCGTTTCCGGCTCGGGCAAATCTTCCCTCATAGTTGACACCCTCTTCCCGGCGCTGATGGGCGAGCTTCACAACGCTTCCGAACGCCCTCTCCCCTTCGCTTCCCTGAGGGGCATCGAGCACATCGACAAGGTGGTGGACGTAAACCAGGCCCCCATCGGCAGGACGCCGCGCTCGAACCCCGCCACCTACACCGGGCTTTTCGCGCACATCCGCGATATCTTCGCCCGGGTGCCCGATTCGCAGGTGCGCGGGTACCAGAAGGGGCGCTTTTCCTTCAACGTGAAGGGCGGGCGGTGCGAGGCGTGCAAGGGCGACGGCCTTATGAAGATCGAGATGCACTTTTTGCCCGACGTCTACGTCACCTGCGACGAATGTCACGGCAAGAGGTACAACCGGGAAACCCTTGAAGTCCACTACAAGGGGGTCTCGATCGCCGAAGCTCTGGACATGACCGTCTCTCAGGGGCTGGAGTTCTTCAAAAACGTCCCCTCGATACGGAACACCCTCGAAGTGCTCAACATGGTCGGCCTCGGCTACATCCGCCTCGGCCAACCCTCGACGACCCTCTCGGGCGGCGAGGCGCAGCGCATCAAGCTCGCCAAGGAGCTCTCGCGCAGGGCCACGGGAAGAACCCTTTACATCCTCGACGAACCCACCACCGGCCTTCACTTCGAGGACATCAGAAAACTCCTCGAAGTCCTCGGCAAGCTGGCCGACACCGGCAACACCGTCCTCGTCATAGAGCACAACGTAGACGTGATAAAGACCGCCGACCACGTTATCGACCTGGGGCCTGAGGGCGGCGGGGGCGGCGGAAGGATTGTCGCCGAGGGCACTCCCGAGGAGATCATGGCGGTGAAATCCTCCTACACCGGGGAGGCCCTGCGCCACCACATGCGCTACGGCGGAAAAGCCGATGGCTGA
- a CDS encoding TIGR03960 family B12-binding radical SAM protein yields MRYGLELLDVEKPGRYEGIEAGVEIRDWDAARLRVALLFPDVYEIGMSHLGIPILYRILNSLEGVLAERAYAPWMDMEAFLRREKLPLITRESGRPLSDFDLLGFTLQYELSITNVLAMLELGGVPLTAAERGEDDPIVIGGGPVAANPEVFADFFDALFIGDGEEGVREIASALVKAKEAGLDRAGKLEALGKVEGVYLPSKATPIFDGEKFAGFSSGKKVKRRIVADLEKSAPVPKPIVPFGSSVHDRMALEVARGCTRGCRFCQAGFLYRPVREREASSILGAACEGLAATGFEEVSLLSLSTGDYSSIGPLLVNLMENHSKERVSVSLPSLRVDSFDERLLTEVSRVRKTGFTLAPEAGSQTLRDRINKHFTDEEIIASVEKIFRAGWKGVKLYFMIGLPFETEEDRLAIVTLAEKIARFAPPGKSRVTISVSNFVPKPHTPFQWAGQMDKEETERIHRELSKALSRNKKIDFKRHDAATSALEGVIARGDRRVGKAILGAYRLGCRMDGWSSEVRPALWEQAFREAGVEPAWYLRERSTGEHLPWELVDTGVTSDFLLGELEKAKSGERTPDCRKEECSLCGVCDHKMLRPRDSAPLPYPEKSAEPLIPAEESDQSNAPKIRFRYSKTGPAALLSHLDASSSLQRAFRAAGVDILYSQGFNPQPKLRLGPALSLGTESFCELGELKVGEVPELEEAQEKVNSRLPEGLRIEIMWVMEPLSAGLPSGSTLEEYLLEPSARAQSAAGAVGGWEEIFRRFWEKDSFLVIKRRVGKPDRVMESKDYVRGLWVRPDGALGFLMRRSGDGGLVAPELLFHALADLPEGDRALKRVLKIRMEIPREE; encoded by the coding sequence ATGCGATACGGACTCGAACTTCTGGACGTTGAAAAACCGGGCAGGTACGAGGGCATAGAGGCCGGGGTGGAGATCCGCGACTGGGACGCGGCCCGCCTCCGCGTGGCCCTTCTCTTTCCCGACGTCTACGAGATCGGCATGAGCCATCTCGGGATTCCCATCCTCTACCGCATACTGAATTCGCTGGAGGGAGTGCTCGCCGAGCGCGCCTACGCGCCCTGGATGGACATGGAAGCGTTTCTTCGCCGGGAAAAGCTGCCTCTCATAACGAGGGAGTCGGGGCGTCCTCTGAGCGATTTCGACCTTCTGGGGTTCACCCTCCAGTACGAGCTTTCGATCACCAACGTCCTGGCCATGCTGGAGCTCGGCGGAGTGCCCCTAACGGCGGCCGAGAGAGGCGAGGACGACCCCATCGTCATAGGCGGCGGCCCGGTGGCGGCGAACCCCGAGGTCTTCGCGGATTTCTTCGACGCCCTCTTCATCGGCGACGGCGAGGAGGGAGTCAGGGAGATCGCGTCAGCGCTCGTAAAGGCTAAGGAGGCGGGCCTCGACCGCGCGGGGAAGCTGGAGGCGCTCGGAAAGGTTGAGGGGGTCTACCTCCCCTCGAAAGCTACTCCAATTTTCGACGGCGAGAAGTTCGCGGGTTTTTCCTCCGGCAAAAAGGTGAAGCGAAGGATCGTCGCCGACCTCGAAAAGAGCGCCCCGGTCCCGAAACCCATAGTGCCCTTCGGCTCCTCCGTCCACGACAGGATGGCGCTGGAGGTGGCGCGCGGCTGCACGAGGGGGTGCCGGTTCTGCCAGGCGGGCTTTCTCTACCGCCCGGTGCGCGAGAGGGAGGCGTCGTCGATTCTCGGGGCGGCCTGCGAGGGGCTCGCAGCCACGGGTTTCGAGGAGGTCAGCCTTCTTTCCCTTTCCACCGGCGATTACTCCTCCATCGGGCCGCTTCTGGTGAACCTCATGGAAAACCACTCGAAGGAGAGGGTCTCGGTGAGCCTTCCGAGCCTTCGGGTGGACAGCTTCGACGAAAGGCTCCTCACCGAGGTCTCGCGGGTGAGGAAGACCGGCTTCACCCTCGCCCCCGAAGCTGGTTCCCAGACCCTTCGCGACAGGATAAACAAGCACTTCACCGACGAGGAGATTATCGCCTCGGTGGAAAAAATCTTCCGCGCCGGGTGGAAGGGAGTGAAGCTCTACTTTATGATCGGGCTCCCCTTCGAGACGGAAGAAGACCGGCTGGCGATAGTCACCCTAGCTGAGAAAATCGCCCGGTTCGCCCCTCCCGGCAAGTCCAGGGTGACCATCTCGGTCTCCAATTTCGTCCCCAAGCCCCACACTCCCTTCCAGTGGGCCGGGCAGATGGACAAAGAGGAAACCGAGAGGATTCACCGCGAGCTTTCCAAAGCCCTTTCGCGGAACAAGAAGATCGACTTCAAGCGCCACGACGCCGCGACGAGCGCTCTTGAGGGCGTAATAGCCAGGGGTGACCGCAGGGTGGGCAAGGCGATACTAGGAGCTTACCGTCTCGGGTGCCGGATGGACGGCTGGTCCAGCGAAGTCCGCCCCGCCCTCTGGGAGCAGGCTTTCCGGGAGGCGGGAGTGGAACCCGCGTGGTATCTTCGCGAGCGTTCCACCGGCGAGCATCTGCCCTGGGAGCTTGTGGACACCGGCGTAACTTCCGATTTTCTGCTTGGAGAGCTCGAAAAGGCCAAGAGCGGGGAGCGCACCCCCGACTGCCGGAAGGAAGAATGCTCCCTCTGCGGCGTCTGCGACCACAAGATGCTGCGCCCCAGGGATTCGGCTCCCCTACCCTACCCGGAGAAATCCGCGGAGCCCCTCATCCCTGCCGAGGAGTCCGACCAGTCGAACGCCCCGAAAATCCGCTTTCGCTACTCTAAGACCGGCCCGGCGGCGCTGCTCTCCCATCTGGACGCGAGTTCCTCCCTCCAGCGGGCTTTCCGCGCCGCGGGGGTCGATATACTCTACTCGCAGGGGTTCAACCCCCAGCCGAAGCTGCGCCTCGGGCCCGCGCTCTCTCTGGGCACCGAGAGCTTCTGCGAGCTTGGAGAATTGAAGGTAGGCGAGGTGCCGGAGCTGGAGGAAGCGCAGGAAAAGGTCAACTCCCGCCTTCCCGAAGGGCTGCGGATCGAGATAATGTGGGTCATGGAGCCCTTGAGCGCGGGTCTCCCCTCCGGCTCGACCCTTGAGGAATACCTGCTGGAGCCTTCCGCCAGGGCCCAAAGCGCCGCCGGGGCGGTGGGCGGCTGGGAAGAGATTTTCAGAAGGTTCTGGGAGAAAGACTCGTTTTTGGTTATAAAAAGGAGAGTGGGGAAACCGGACAGGGTCATGGAGTCAAAAGACTACGTACGCGGACTCTGGGTGAGGCCCGACGGCGCTCTTGGCTTTTTGATGAGGCGCTCCGGCGACGGGGGGCTGGTGGCCCCGGAACTCCTTTTTCACGCCCTCGCGGATCTTCCCGAGGGAGACAGGGCCCTGAAAAGGGTTTTGAAGATACGGATGGAAATTCCGAGGGAAGAGTAA
- a CDS encoding Rne/Rng family ribonuclease — MEKEIIISATRQETRVALMENKLLSEFYHESVRDRRIAGSVYKGRVSRVLPGMQAAFVDIGLEKAAFLYVSDVEGQGREYSEIEFEDEREPETEVPFKKRASAPIETLLTESQLITAQVAKEPLGRKGARITQHISLPGRNIVYLPNVDHVGVSRRIEDEKERQRLKELVEKLKGENPGGYIVRTVSAGCKEEELRPEMDFLRRLWEEISKKSAFQAAPSLLHSDLDLISRSIRDLYTPSVRRIVVDSPDEYREILDFVNTFVPQAASAVELYTRPEPIFDFYGIEIELSRAMEKRVWLKSGGYIVIEMTEALTAIDVNTGSFVGKRNLEETILKTNLEAAKEIAYQLRLRNIGGIIIIDFIDMEHEENRLKVFETFRTEFEKDRAKTNLLQISSLGLVEMTRKRVGENLGRSLSEACPYCDGTGMVRSKSTVAAEIFRDLRRKRNLITGEDVVVEANKDVVQFIFEEERADLEMLEQALGVHITLKARKDFHREEYEIAGV; from the coding sequence ATCGAAAAAGAGATAATCATAAGCGCCACCCGGCAGGAAACCCGCGTCGCGCTGATGGAGAACAAGCTCCTCTCGGAGTTCTACCACGAGAGCGTGCGCGACAGAAGAATAGCCGGGTCGGTCTACAAGGGCAGGGTCAGCCGCGTCCTTCCGGGGATGCAGGCCGCCTTCGTCGATATCGGCCTTGAAAAGGCCGCCTTCCTCTACGTCTCCGACGTGGAGGGGCAGGGCAGGGAGTACTCGGAGATAGAATTCGAGGACGAGAGGGAACCCGAAACGGAGGTTCCCTTTAAAAAGCGCGCCTCGGCCCCCATCGAGACCCTCCTCACCGAGAGCCAGCTCATCACGGCGCAGGTCGCCAAGGAGCCCCTGGGGAGGAAGGGGGCGCGCATCACCCAGCACATCAGCCTCCCCGGCAGGAACATCGTCTACCTGCCCAACGTCGATCACGTCGGCGTATCGAGGAGGATAGAGGACGAAAAGGAGCGCCAGCGGCTCAAGGAGCTGGTGGAAAAGCTCAAGGGCGAAAACCCCGGCGGCTACATAGTCCGCACCGTCTCGGCGGGATGCAAGGAGGAAGAGCTTCGCCCGGAGATGGACTTCCTCCGGAGGCTCTGGGAAGAGATATCCAAAAAATCCGCCTTTCAGGCCGCCCCCTCGCTCCTCCACAGCGACCTCGATCTCATCTCCCGCTCCATCCGCGACCTTTACACCCCTTCCGTCAGGAGGATAGTTGTCGATTCCCCCGACGAGTACCGGGAGATTCTCGATTTCGTCAACACCTTCGTTCCGCAGGCGGCCTCCGCCGTCGAGCTTTACACGCGCCCCGAGCCGATCTTCGACTTCTACGGGATAGAGATAGAGCTTTCGAGGGCGATGGAAAAGCGGGTGTGGCTAAAGAGCGGCGGTTACATAGTAATCGAGATGACCGAGGCGCTTACCGCGATAGACGTGAACACCGGCTCCTTCGTCGGCAAGCGAAACCTCGAAGAGACCATTCTCAAGACCAACCTCGAAGCCGCGAAAGAGATAGCCTACCAGCTTCGGCTCCGCAACATCGGCGGCATCATCATCATCGACTTCATCGACATGGAGCACGAGGAGAACAGGCTGAAAGTCTTCGAGACCTTCCGCACCGAGTTCGAGAAGGACAGGGCCAAAACCAACCTTCTCCAGATTTCGAGCCTCGGCCTCGTTGAAATGACGCGAAAGAGGGTGGGCGAGAACCTTGGCAGGTCTCTCTCGGAAGCCTGCCCCTATTGCGACGGCACAGGGATGGTGCGCTCCAAGTCCACGGTGGCTGCGGAGATCTTCCGCGACCTTCGGCGCAAGCGCAACCTCATCACCGGCGAAGACGTGGTGGTCGAAGCGAACAAGGACGTGGTCCAGTTCATCTTCGAGGAGGAGCGGGCCGATCTGGAAATGCTGGAGCAGGCCCTCGGCGTGCACATAACCCTGAAAGCCAGGAAAGACTTCCACCGCGAGGAGTACGAGATAGCGGGGGTCTGA
- a CDS encoding outer membrane protein assembly factor BamD, translating to MKSLIYTLALLFAVSLLWGCAGAEKRDVPPAEALFNQAKNAVEHENFEEADELIMTMREEYPFSPLAIEAELLSADVLYLRENFAESAASYRAFEENHPAHARVPYAIYKRGLSYYGQLETEGRDQTPAKTMVELFTRLISAYPSSEYAADAGEKTKEGKELLAGHELYVARFYLRKEEYKAALGRVTNVLRDYHDSKAAGEASRMADEIRARMQETGITTE from the coding sequence ATGAAATCCTTAATATACACGCTTGCGCTTCTTTTCGCGGTTTCCCTCCTCTGGGGGTGCGCCGGGGCCGAGAAGCGCGACGTTCCCCCCGCCGAGGCGCTCTTCAATCAGGCGAAAAACGCCGTGGAACATGAGAACTTCGAGGAGGCGGACGAGCTGATCATGACGATGAGGGAGGAATATCCCTTTTCGCCCCTCGCCATCGAGGCCGAGCTGCTTTCGGCGGACGTGCTTTATCTCCGGGAGAATTTCGCCGAGTCGGCGGCCTCCTACCGCGCCTTCGAGGAAAACCACCCCGCACACGCCAGGGTTCCCTACGCGATTTACAAGAGGGGACTTTCCTACTACGGCCAGCTTGAGACGGAAGGCCGCGACCAGACGCCCGCCAAGACGATGGTGGAGCTCTTCACGAGATTAATTTCGGCCTATCCCTCTTCGGAATACGCCGCGGACGCCGGTGAGAAGACAAAGGAGGGGAAGGAGCTGCTCGCGGGCCACGAGCTCTACGTAGCCCGGTTTTACCTCCGGAAGGAAGAGTACAAGGCGGCGCTGGGCAGGGTTACGAACGTACTTCGCGACTACCACGATTCAAAAGCGGCGGGGGAAGCTTCGAGGATGGCCGACGAGATACGGGCGAGGATGCAGGAAACGGGGATCACGACCGAATAA